Within the Musa acuminata AAA Group cultivar baxijiao chromosome BXJ2-9, Cavendish_Baxijiao_AAA, whole genome shotgun sequence genome, the region AGTTGGATACTATAAAAGTTTGTCGATCTCGACCCAAATTTCCTCCTTCATTAGATCGGCTCCAAGAAAATCTCACGGCCATTCCGAATACCAGTCAACACAATTGGATTGTTGACTCTGGCGCAttccatcacatcacctctgatctacaGAATTTGTCTATCCACAATAACTAcaacggaaatgaagatatcatcatcggtaacGGTAAAGAAATTCTCATTACTCATACTAGTTCTACAATACTTAATTCACATAACACaacatttacactcgatgatgtttgtgTACACCTCACATCAAACGAAATCTTATTTTCGTTTCTtaattctacaaacaaaataatatctcaattaattttttttctaacttcTTTCTTGTCAATGAtttgagcatgggggcatccttggtttgaggccagagtaaggacaatATTTATGAGTGGCTATCAGTTCCACAAATCACCCAGCTTGTTGCCTACTCTTCCATTACAActtcaattgatgtgtggcatcgtcgtcttagtCATCCCTTATCTTTTATCCaacaaaaattattttcttattttttacttCCTACTCTTAAAACCAGTAGcaataactcattgtgatgcttattTAAGGAATAAAAGTCATATATTGTCTTTTGGAATCTCCTTTATATCctgctctaaaccttttgaaattatttttACTGATGTGagtttagattttatatcatttcttttgacaaaatttagattttatatcattttcataGACTACTTTATCAAGTATACATGGTTATACTCTCTCCACCATAAATATGAAgttttaacaatattttttaacTTTAGAAGgttggtcgagaacttctttcGGTCTACAATCAAAACAGTTTACTTTGATAcgacggtgaatatcaagcccttacATCCTGTCTCTTAGCTTATGGTATACAATatcttaagtcacccccacatactcatTAACTAGTTGGTTCTATTGAATGCAAACATCGATGTATAGTTGAAACTGATCTCACACTCCTCCATCAAGCCTCTATGCTAATAACCTTTTAAACTGGTGTCTACCTTATCAATCGTATACTCACTCCAGTCTTTCTTTACTAaacaccatttgaaaaactattttacaAATCCCCAAatcttcaaaaactcaaagtatttgacTGTTTAAGTTATCCATGGCTACGTCCCTGTGCCTTgcataagataacatcaagatctaagccttgcatttttatcggatactctcttgaacataacgcCTTTCGATGCTACGAACCCCAAAAtccaaaagtctttatatcacatcaTGTTGTTTTTGTGGAGTTTACCTTTCCATTTTAAAACCCAAAGTCTCCTGCTGTGCGCcctactccaacaaatatacatcactagAGCACACCGACGATCCCATCACATGAGTCTCCTACAACACTATTCAGACCTTCTCCTCAAGATCcacactctcttcttctcccGGTTCAGTAGCTCCTCACCCCCTCCATTGCTCTTCTCCCTTCTTCATAAGGTTCCCATACTACTGAAATAATACTCTCGGAAACACAACTACTACTTTTATCCTCTTTTGGGACCAGTGATATTAAAGTACCTCCAACCCGTGTTAGTATATCTCCACCGCCCATACCTACAACATAACTTATACATCCAATGATAAcatgctccaaaagtggtatctttaaaccacgacaagtccttgacctacatgctatcacaaAATCCCCGTCAGAGACCaatgaacctaccacaattattcaggcccaaaaatctccatactaGCCTAAAGCTGTGTgaagaatataatgccctcctttataattctacatggacccttATACCCTCTCGTCTCACACAAAATATTATCGGGTATAAGttagtctttcgaattaagcagaaccTAGATAAATCCGTTGCGAGATATAAAGCATGTCTAGTGGCAAAAGATTTTATCAACATCCTAGtgttgacttcacaaagacatttagtctcattgttaaacccacaataatCCGACTTATTCTGAATTTTGCTATCTCAAAAGGTTAGCATTTATGACAActcgatgttaacaatgcctttctacaggggactctaactaaagATGTCTTCATGTAACAACCTCTGGCTTCATCCACTTTCAgtatccaaagcatgtttgtaaactataaaaagctatttatggactttgtcaaGTTCCAAAAGCTTGGTACACCGAACTTGACTCATTTTTGACATCaaatggcttcatcaactccaagtctaatACGTCGCTATTTCTTCATCACCAAAGtagcaatacaatatatcttatagtatatatgaataatattattatcaCGGGCAATAATCCTTTAGAAATCAAGGCATTCCTTTAGCATTTGATAGATCAATTCTccttcaaagatctaggaaccttaagctactttttgggagtagaagcaacatacacatcttcAGGACTCTTCTTattacaaagaaagtatatttaagATCTGTTATCAATGACGAACATGCAAGATGCAAAAGCAGTTATAACTCCTCTGTCTACTAATGAGTCATTCAAACTATATAATGGAAACCCTACTATGGACCCAATTCAATACTACCAAAtacttggctccttatagtaaTTATCTCACAcccatccagatatctcatttgcggtcaataaattatcacaattcatgcatcgatcATCTACTATGCATTAATCTATAATTAAACGAATCTTGCGATATCTTCACGGGACTCTCTATTATGGCCTCTTTTTCTGCAAACGCTCTCTCAtttatctccatgcctttgttgatgctgattaAGTAGGGGATTTTGATGACGGAACATCTACGTCATGGTATATTATCTTCTTTTGAGCTAATCCAAttagttagagttctaagaaacaaaagataatTGCATGATCTACAGTTAAAACTAAATACTGTGTCATTGCAACCgctgctgcagaactcaattAGGTCATAAATCTACTCAAGGAACTTGATATCAACTCCACCTTTACTCatacaatatattatgacaatgtcGGAGCCACTTACCTATACGCCAATCTAGTATTCCACTCATGCATAAAACACACaatcatcgactttcacttcgtacgAGAATAAATTGTTAGacatcaactatgtgtttctcacatacatacgactgatcaactagtagactcactcacgaaaCCTCTTGCCCATAAATTATTTTCATCGCATCGATTCAAGATCGACAACGTTGATAGGAGCactatcttgcgggggcatgatagcagctAAGATTTCCCTTGATAACAGCtaagatttttccaactacaTAAGAAAATATCATAGCTCTGTCGAGAAAAAATCCTCCCTCAGAACATATATAAATAAGGAGCATCATATCATCAATTCATTTCTTGAGTTCTATCTGGTTTTAGTTAGATAGTATTACATCATATTCTGACCAAGATAACCGAACGTATCTCAACTCCATATATTCCACAACAACTCCAATCAAGCATgacaatataaatattattaaaaaaagggaaaaataatcGAGTAGTTCGAGCGTCGCTATTGCACAACAAGAATACAAATTGAAATAAGTAAATTTGACCTTTCAATGCAATTTAATTTGCAATGACCTTTTCTGGCCGCAAATACAATTCAACATGCTCGATTGCAAGACTATTCCATGTGTGTCAATGTCATGCAGAAAAGCAGAACTTGTAGATGTGAATGACTGACTGCATTTGAGCATATTAATGATGAGAGCATACCCTTAGAGAACAGATATATCCTTGATTTTTTAATCTATTATATGATTTTGTGTTAACTCAGATGAAATCGAATTAGATCGATCAAGTTTAATCTTCTTTCCTActgaaaacaaaaagaaagaacgAACGAAGAGGAAACAACAGGAGTTATCcaataaaaattatctttttttagtaatataATTTCACCTAACAGtttagtattttattttattttgacaaatGATGGCATATAAAGGCTGAAAAGTCTTCATGGAGTATATACTATGATGCATGTAGTAGCTTTTAGTAGCTTTCAGAGACACTTGTGAGCATTTGTGTGGTTCCAGATTTCGATGAGGAAGAAGACTTTTCCTCACTGTTTTGTGCTCACAACACTTACTCCGTCTCAACAAGTCCTAATGTTGATTCCTCTCCTCGCTCACGGAAGAAGTAAACATCATCGACAGCTATTTGTCGCAAACATTTTGTGACTTTGTGACCAGGAAAAGGAAGAGATTACGCATAACAAATACTGTAATGGCAGATTAGGTGATGAAGGTGACGAGCTGAAGGTGTATAAATCATCCACCCACTGATCTCCTCTGTGTCTCCTACCCACCCTTCATCCTTCCCCTGGTTCTAGTTGCAGAGCCATGGGATCCATCAAGGAGGAGCTGCAGCTGACAcccgaggaggacgaggaggcctGCAAGTACGCCGTCGAGCTGGCCGGCGGCCCCATCCTGCCGATGACGGTCGGGGCCGCCGTCCAGCTCGGCCTCTTCGAGATCCTCATCAAGGCCGGGCCGACCCCGAAGCTGAGCGCCGCCGACATCGCCGCCCAGATGCCCACCCAGAACCCCCAGGCGGCCGCCATGGTGGACCGGATCCTCCGCCTGCTCGCCACCTACAACGTCGTGAGATGCACCGTCGAGACCGGTGCCGACGGCAGGCCGTTGGGGAAGTACGGACCGGCGCCGGTGTGCAAGTACCTGGCCAAGAACGAGGACGGTGTGTCCATGGCCGCTCTGGTCCTGATGAACCAGGACAAGGTCCTCATGGAGAGCTGGTACCACTTGAAGGACGCGGTGTTGGACGGCGGCATCCCCTTCAACAAGGCGTACGGGATGACGACGTTCGAATACTACGGCACGGACGCCCGGTTCAACAAGGTGTTCAACGAGGGCATGAGGAACCACTCCACCATCATGACCAAGAAGCTGCTCGACATCTACCGCGGCTTCGAGGGCGTCAAGGTGCTCGTGGACGTCGGCGGCGGCGTCGGCGGCACCATCTCCATCATCGCCGCCAAGCACCCTCACATCAAGGCCATCAACTTCGACCTCCCCCATGTCATCTCCGAGGCGCCACCCATCGCAGGTCCATCTCGACCACCGCAACCTGATCTCATCTCAAGAGCTCATGGGGTTGTTTGCTTGCCGCAGGAGTCGAGCATAGAGGCGGCGACATGTTCGATAGCGTCCCGAGCGGAGACGCCATCCTGATGAAGGTGATAAGACCACCATTAAACCCTCCAAATCAAACATGCGGACTGACTTCAGGTTTTGTGGATGCATGCAGTGGATCCTCCACGACTGGAGCGACGAGCTGTGCGTGAAGATACTGAGGAACTGTTGGAAGGCATTGCCGGAGAAAGGAAGGGTTATACTGGTGGAGTGCGTCCTCCCGGTGGTTCCGGAGCCGATGGGGCGAGGCCGGGAAGTCTTCTATTTGGACGTCGTGATGATGGTTCACAACCCGGGAGGGAAGGAGAGGACAGAGACAGAGTACGAGGGCTTGGCAAGAGAAGCAGGCTTCTCAGGATTCAAAACCACTTACATCTTCGCTAATACATGGATCATTGAGATCACAAAATAGAGTGGGGATATGTTATTTATTATCCTTAAAGAGAACATTGGCCTATGATTTCTCTTCTATCTATCATGATGTTACTTTCTCCAAATAATAAGATGGAAGTATAAGTGATTTCACCCACACAAAGGGGAGAGTCGAAAGTGATTTGTTGATCCAACTCGAAAACATTTGTTTAATTTGTTGCTATATGCATCTTTACAAACTAAACCACACTGTAATTGCAAGAAGAAATCGTATGAGAATATGATGGCAATGTTCAAATGATGATGATCAATAACAGTGACAAGTAGTAATGCTATTCAACATCAATTGTCAACGTGGGGGTGGTTCCACCAAATCTTTTGGCAGCTTATGTAAGTTTAGTCCATGGCGTTTCTcctattaattataaatatatccTAAACATTGATTTGATTGATGGTTTGAAATATCATCTAATATTGAGAATTCAAAATCTTATTCGAtatattttaatatcttaattgtGGTATATCCGATTCTCTTACGAAAGATTAAGGATTTGAAACCtcatctaatatatttttatatcttaaatattaatttgatagtGATATACAAAGCTCACTTATTGAAGGTTCAAAATTTCATCTATTggtttaaaataatatatcaaaccTAAGGATTTAAAATCCCAATTGATATATTTTACACTTAAATATTGATCTAACGGTGAGGTATCAAATccttcaaaatttaaaattttatttgacatATTTTTGAAGATATCAATAATCTTAACTAATAAAAACTTTGATGAGTAATCGTAAAATCTTAAACTCAAGTCTCATCATCTATTCtttacaaacaaaaaaaaaaaaattataagtggacaaatattattttcataacgATTCACTTGGTTTTACTTTCTAAATATTTTTGACTTGATGTGAACAAGCTGATCATTCCAGTGGAAAAATCCACGCTGACAATGACAAGAAGGTTGGAAGTCTTGATTGGCCTACCAATTTCTAATTTTCTATACGAGTAACTTTCAACACATCGTTCCAGGTGGAAAAATCCATGCTGTCAACGACAAGAAGGTTGAACAAGTCTTGCTTTGCCCACAAATTTCTAATTTTCTACACTGGTAACTTTCAAGACACTTGTGAGAGTATGTAAGACCACCTATTTGTTTTCTACACTTGTGAGACCACGAGAGACAGTCATGAAATGATAATATAACTCTTATTTTCTCAAGAGTTTATGATAGACATATAAAATAGTAAGATTTCATTCTCACTATATAGGAAAAAAtatacatttttttatttattttctctatgaatttgaaataaaattttattttcttggaAGTCAGTTGAATGTCCCATGACTCATTTGGGGAATctaaaatgatttaatttttttcacATTATACAAAGTATAACATAATCCTTAATCTTCTCAAAATTTGGAGTGATACCATAATCCAAAATTTTTTAGGGGCAAATATGCTACTACTTCCAAACCTCCAATGGAGACAATATGTAAAgtcctcttcttccctttctacaaGTTTCTCTTTTGATCTTAGATTAATTTTCCCATAAACATTTGTCCCTCCGTTGACAAAGGTTGACAAATGATGCATGCATGATGATGTAAAGTCCTCTTCTTCCCTTGACAAATGCACAAACATGGCATTTGTCCCATTCCATCATCATGCATGCTCACCTCAGATGATGCATGTGAAACTGGTTAGACTTCCACAATCCAATGCCATGTTTGTGCATGACCATGGTGAAGACAATAATGCAGATAAGGAACTTAAGGTTCAAAGGAAGCAGATATTATGATTAAGAACAAAAAAAGTTGAAGAACTGGCTGGTAGACATTTCGAGAATTAACTGTGGGTGTCTGTCTCTAAACTTAAAGATTCCCTGATCTGCCACATATGTCATATATTTCATACTTCAAGCCACATCAAGGCACAGTTCTCTTGTTCAAATGCAAACTCTTCTGCAAAGATGGGTACACCTTATGGTGAGTACATAGATGATAACTTCTCTATCCAACCCAGCCATGTGGATAGAGGACTTCAGCACCTGCTACAAGCTACCTAAACAATCCAATGTTAAGTCAACTCATTTAAAACAAGGACTATAGAAAGTTGGGATCATGGGAGATACTTGAATGAACAGTTCAACAATAAgccctctctctttttttttacttaacaCCATTAATGAACTTTCTAACCACAACATAGTTTGATCAGTCCTACAAGCTGAAAACTCACCATTCCTGCAGCTCTTTCTCACATGCCACGTCGAGATATAGCTTACCCATGACTTGAGGTGGCTTTCTAGGGAAGGAACTCCCCAGAATTTTTTTCTAGGGTTCTCGGTAATTGTTGTTATTGTTTTAACATTGTTTATACTAGGAAAACTGATGAAGGGGGAATAATGGTTGATGGAGGCTAGCCCATACATCATGGCACATTTACGAGGACAGCTAATCCGTACAATTCCCTAAGGTGCGTGAGCACTACTTATTAGTGTTaagtctcaaattttgataataaaattaattaataatttaataatttaatccatatgttgagataagtattgtaggattaactacgataatgaataaggcataaagcagatgttgggccaagtcaaagatcggacgatacgtcgaagattcgatgccggaagctcgtcgaggaTTCATCGGGAGCTCGCTGAGGGTTCCTCAGAAGTTCGCCAAGAATTCGTCAGGAGTTCGCCAAGAATTCGTCAGGAGTTCGCCAAGAATTCATCGGGAGATCGTTGAGAGTTCACTAAAaattcgtcgagagttcgtcaagagctcgtcgagagttcgtcgggagttcgccaagaattcattggaagttcgtgttgaatattggattttgatgatgaaatcaattgatagagtttatgatctaatctatgtttttgagtaacacaggactagctttgatcataaAGAGATagttaaaacaggaaaaatcaatgttgggccaaagtaaaacatatcagaagattatatACATGTACAACCATTGGAgaaatgtacacccattttatggatgttgttaatggtttaaaagtaattggtaaatttttttaaaattttgaacttgttaataaaatactaagatcccttccaaaatgatCTTAAAGTAACGacgatacaagaggcaaaagacttaaacaagtttccacatgaagaacttattggttcattaataacatatgaaatgacatacaaGACACATGATAAACGTGATGAACGTAAGAACAATCTTTCAACAAAAAGGAAGgacttgacacttagaacaaaataagaccactcgagcgaaagttaagtgatgatgacatagaaatcctcacaagtaaatttataaaacatgagactaagaataaaaatgaacttaaaaagaagaagctatcaaagaagaagaaagtattcaaggtggcttgggacgaatcgagcccatccaaagatgagaagcaaaccaacaaagaccaaatacaccttaatggctttcgacaatgaggtaactaaaacccccttagtttactatgaaattacttgaggcatttcataagttatttttaaattagtatataaaatataaataaataaataaaaggggatcatgcttttatttttaatgtttttaaaaaaattaaaaaattaatcatgacaattgcatctcTTTATggtaaaggaacaaaatattagatttaaatctaatacttgtatacttaataagattaatcctatgtatatttttaagaagcaataatgtgtatcttgatgattttcatattactttttgatcttgattgaagatgctttatgttcaatgaaaccatacttgataatttaatgatgcatgatgatttgaagtaataataatttttttatattatactattgatctttgttgtgatGAACTTCAgttttacaaattgcatgattttgacattaaaaaaaaacaaaaaatttgggcatgcttgtataaaatcaatcacatgaattgaaacaactaaaaagggaatgcattattGAAAATTTCTATATCACAATCTTACCGATTTTTCGaaaagaaattaatgaatctatttatattatttttatgaatctcttgaaagtgattttgatgatttgatgatttgaatttgaatgagttattaatccaaatcatgatattgatttctcggaattcataacttaagattttctttgaagatcattgac harbors:
- the LOC135623541 gene encoding tricetin 3',4',5'-O-trimethyltransferase-like; this encodes MGSIKEELQLTPEEDEEACKYAVELAGGPILPMTVGAAVQLGLFEILIKAGPTPKLSAADIAAQMPTQNPQAAAMVDRILRLLATYNVVRCTVETGADGRPLGKYGPAPVCKYLAKNEDGVSMAALVLMNQDKVLMESWYHLKDAVLDGGIPFNKAYGMTTFEYYGTDARFNKVFNEGMRNHSTIMTKKLLDIYRGFEGVKVLVDVGGGVGGTISIIAAKHPHIKAINFDLPHVISEAPPIAGVEHRGGDMFDSVPSGDAILMKWILHDWSDELCVKILRNCWKALPEKGRVILVECVLPVVPEPMGRGREVFYLDVVMMVHNPGGKERTETEYEGLAREAGFSGFKTTYIFANTWIIEITK